From Erigeron canadensis isolate Cc75 chromosome 8, C_canadensis_v1, whole genome shotgun sequence, one genomic window encodes:
- the LOC122579011 gene encoding protein TIFY 9-like: protein MSGSPTAVEIDFFRLKDEESSSHNKKLADHRSTTTSSSRDIQGVISKINPELLKTAIASASAKKQKTTTHFVKQNSTSSWHPPHHLLLQTLPVYNNNKQDYCGNNNNNNNNNNNVKSHNNVAPLTIFYNGSVSVFDVSADQADKIMKLAENASPGSKTDGGEVVNNNHQNNSINDNDNNGEELLGGVLAGRSDLPMLRKKSLRRFLEKRKERQVTINPYACSQGSEC, encoded by the exons ATGTCAGGCTCCCCAACAGCTGTTGAAATCGATTTCTTTCGTCTCAAAGACGAAGAATCATCATCCCACAATAAGAAGCTTGCTGACCACCGTAGTACTACTACTAGTAGTAGTAGAG atATACAAGGAGTGATATCAAAGATCAACCCGGAGCTATTGAAAACCGCCATTGCATCCGCGTCTGCTAAGAAACAGAAGACAACTACTCATTTCGTGAAGCAGAACTCAACTAGTAGCTGGCATCCtcctcatcatcttcttcttcaaactctGCCggtgtataataataataagcagGATTATTgtggaaataataataataataataataataataataatgttaaaagTCATAATAATGTTGCTCCATTGACCATATTCTATAACGggtcggtttcggtttttgatGTCTCTGCTGATCAGGCGGACAAAATTATGAAACTTGCTGAAAATGCAAGCCCGGGTTCTAAGACTGATGGTGGTGAAGTagttaataataatcatcaGAATAATAGtattaatgataatgataataatgggGAGGAATTATTAGGTGGAGTGCTGGCTGGCCGTTCAGATCTTCCGATGTTAAGGAAGAAATCTTTGAGACGATTTTTGGAAAAGCGTAAAGAAAG GCAGGTGACCATAAATCCATACGCGTGTTCACAAGGAAGCGAATGTTAG